The DNA window tgtcccctcacctgtccctcacctgtccctcacctgtccctcacctgtctctccCCAGGCAGCGCAGCCTGGCCGGGATGGGCCGGGCCGCAGGTGCCACAGGTGCCTCAGGTGCCGCAGGTGTGCCAGGAGGTGACAGCGACGCCGAGGACCCCGGCGCACCTGAGGCAGGTGAGGCCGAGCCGTCGGACGAGGACGAGGCCGAGTATTACAgacaggagctgggggaggagcCTGACACAGGTGAGCCCCGGCCAGGTGAGCTTGGGGGGTCCAGGTGAGATTTGGGGAATtccaggtgagttttggggGCTCCAGGTGAGATTTGGGAGGGGTCCAGGTGAGCTTGGGGTGACCAGGTGAGTTTTGGGGAATTCCAGGTGAGATTTGGGAGGGGTTCAGGTGAGTTTTGGGGAATtccaggtgagttttggggGATCCAGGTGAGTTTAGGGGAGATAAAGGGAAATTTTGGGAGTTCCAGGTGAAATTTGTGGTGTTCCAGGTGAGTTTAGGGgagataaaaggaaattttggggGTTCCAGGTGAAATTTGGGGTTTCCAGGTGAGTTTGGGAATTTCCAGGTGAGTTTTCCCTCCCCGGAAGTGGCTGATGACACAAAATTCCTGAATTTCCGTGATTTGGGATCAAAGTAAACGCTCTGACACTTCCGGGGCCGTCCTGGCACCCCCAATCCCAacattccccaaaatcccaacattccccaaatcccaacattccccaaatcccagttttccattcctaaaattccatttttcccacccaaatcccaattttccattcctaaaattccatttttcccacccaaatcccatttttccccccttaatCCCAATTTgttccccccaaatcccaacttttttcccaaaaatcccaatttttttcccccaaatcccatttttattcTCCTAAATCCCGATTTTCCgtccctaaattccatttttttcccctctaaattcccatttttccctcttttccccccagatttGTTCCCTGGTCACTCCAAGAGGAAGCGAAGCCCCTCGGCCGCGCCCCGAGCGCGGAAACGACGGAAGAGGAGCCCAAAATCCACAcctggaaccccaaaatccacacctggaaccccaaaatcccaccctggatCCCAAAAATTCACACCTGGAACCCGAAAATCCACACCtggatcccaaaaatccacatCTGGAACCCGAAAATCCCATCCTGGATCACAAAAATTCACAcctggaaccccaaaatccacacctggaaccccaaaatccgcacctggatcccaaaaatcccaccctggatCCCAAAAATCCGGCCCAAGacatcccaaaaaccccaaatcccaccccaggaaaactgggacccccaaatcccaacaggaaaccccaaaatcccaacctGGAACCTCCAGATCCCACCcgggaaatcccaaaaatcccaaatcccaccccaaaaacgccaaatcccacctgggaaatcccaaaaatcccaaatcccatccaggaaatcccaaaaatcccaaatcccacccaggaaatccaaaatcccacctgggaaatccccaaaatcccaaatcccaccccaaaaaccccaaatcccgcCGTGGGAAGCTCCTGAGCCCCCGGAAAATCCCGAATTTCCCacggaaaaagaaaaactgagaggggggaagaaaaaaaaaattgggaattcgGGACCCCCCTGATCCCCCAgggattgggaatttggggtctCTGGGACGGATTTTGGGGTCCAAcggaattttgggattttccagaagaattttgggatccccaagaggaattttgggatttccaaggggaattttgggatccccaAGAGGAATTTTTTGGGTTCacaggggaattttgggatcccccCCTGCTGAGGATTTTGGGATTTCCAGAAGAATTTTGGGATCCCCCAAATCCAGGGGAGACCACCccaaaaaatggagaaaaaaacccaaaaaaaaaagggggaaaaaaaactccaaaaatgaggaaaaaaaaaaaacccaaaaatggggaaaaaaacccaaaaatgggggcagaatcccaaaaaaaaaaaccccagtggggatttcaggaattcccaggaatcCTCGAGGCCGGAATTCCGGgttggaaatttgggaattgtGGCAGGAATAAAAGTTGCATCCAGCCCAGGAACTcgtggtgctttttttttttttttttaacgcaggaaaaatcccatttttttctaccccaaatcccatttttcccaccccaaaatctcccttttccaccccaaattcccacttttcccaccccaaattcccattttccaccccaaattcccattttccaccccaaattcccatgTTTTCACCCCAATTCCCGTTTTTCcacccaaattcccatttttatacccaaatccccattttttcaccccaaaattcccatttttcacccaaattcccatttttttccccccaaattcccgtttttcccagctgggaattccGGGATGAGCCCAAACCCTGGGCCAGGGACGGGGGCGGTGCCAGAACCCGGAGCTTTATTGAACTGGGACCAACTGGGATCCACTGGGACCAAACTGGGACCAACTGGGATCCACTGGGACCAACTGGGACCAAACTGGGACCAAACTGGGATCCACTGGGACTGGACTGGGAGCGGCTCAGTTGGTGGAGGGcctggggagaagaaaaaggggagtcaggacaggtgagggggACCCCCAGGtatccccaggtgtgtcctggTGTAatccaggtgtgccccaggtatGCCtgggtgtgccccaggtgtgcccaggtatccccaggtgtgccccaggtgtgtcctggTGTaatccaggtgtgcccaggtatcCTCACatgtgccccaggtgtgtcctgCTGTAatccaggtgtgccccaggtgtgtcccaggtgtgcccaggcatccccaggtgtgtcctggTGTaatccaggtgtgcccaggtgcaccAGGTGCGCACTTTGCCCACTCCACGTTGAGGATCAGGTGGGTGTGGCAGCACAGGGATACCATGGGTGCCCCCCAGGTGAGTGTGACCCCCCCAGGTGaatgcccaggtgtgcccaggtgtgccaggtgagtGCCCAGGTGCGCCAGGTGCGCACTTTGCCCACTCCACGTTGAGGATCAGGTGGGtgtggcagcacagggacactgagTGTGACCCCCCCAGGTGAGTGTGACCCCCCCAGGTGAGTGTGACCCCCCCCAGGTGAGTGTGACCCCCCCAGgtgagtgcccaggtgtgccaggtgcgCACTTTGCCCACTCCACGTTGAGGATCAGGTGGGtgtggcagcacagggacaccgTGGCTGCCCCCCAGGTGAGTGTGACCCCCCCCAGGTGAGTGtgacccccccaggtgtgccaggtaCGCACTTTGCCCACTCCACGTTGAGGATCAGGTGGTCGTAGCCGAAGCCGGACACGCCCGCGATGGCCCTGGCCGCGTCCTCGCGCCGGTGGAAGCTGATGAAGGCGAAGCCCTGCGGAAACGGCGCCGTGAGCACCTGGCCGGGCGCGCAGGTGAGCCCCGCCCGGGCGCTCAGGTGACCTTGGACTGCCCCGTGGTCTTGTCCTTGGCCAGGTAGATGCGGGAGATGGAGCCGAAGGGGCGGAAGAGCTCCTGCAGGTCGGTCTCGCGCGTGTCCTCCGACAGGTTGGTGACGCGGATGGTGGCGTTGTCGTCGGCTGCGCGCGGCAGGTGAGGGCGGGGCGGCCGCAGGTGGGCTCCGAGGGGGCCCCGCTGCGCCCGCGCGGCCTCCGAGCGGCCCCAGGTGTGCCTTGGTTTCTCCCCCGGGTGGCCCCAAAGCcacccaggtgtgtcccaggtgtccccaaagccacccaggtgtccccaaagcCCTCCTGGGcatccccaggtgtgtccaggtaTCCCCAAAGCcctccaggtgtgtcccaggtgtccccaaaaccacccaggtgtgtcctgggtggccccaaaaccacccaggtgtgtcccaggtgtgtccaggtgtccccaaagctgtccaggtgtgtcccaggtgtccacAAAGCcacccaggtgtgtcccaggtgtggcCAGGTGTCCACAAAGCcacccaggtgtgtcccaggtgtccccaaagccacccaggtgtccccagagccatccaggtgtgtcccaggtgtccccaaaaGCCCCCACGGGcatccccaggtgtgtccaggtaTCCACAAAGCCACCCAGGTGTTTCCCAGGTGTCCCTAGGTGTGGCTTTTcttccccaggtgtgcccaggtgtccccagagccccccaagtgccccccaggtgtgcccaggtgtccccagagccccccaagTGCCCCCCAGGTGTGGTTTTTACCCCCCcacaggtgtgtcccaggtgtggtTTTTACCCCCCCCAGGTGTATTTTTATgccccccagctgtgcccaggtgcccccaggtgtgcccagatgtgtcccaggtgcccccaggtgtggtTTTAttcccccaggtgcccccaggtgtgtttttattcccccaggtgcccccaggtgtggtTTTtacccccccaggtgtgcccaggtgcgctCACCTCGGCGGTTGGGCTGCATGGACTCCCCGCGCCGGCTGGCCCCGTCCCTCAGGCTGGGCGGGACGTACTTGCCCGTCTTGCTCACCTGAGCGGCCACCGGCTCCGGCTCTGcaggtggggacaggtgagacaggtgagaggtgaggcacaggtggggacaggtgagggacaggtaAAGGCAGTagggacaggtgagaggggGAAAGGACAGGttggggacaggtgaggaagagccccatctgctgctcctgcacggGGCCACCATGATGATCTTGGGGCCACCACAACAACAACGGGGCCACCGTGGTGACCTTGGGGCCACCACCACAACGGGGCCACCACGAACAACAACAGGGCCACCACGGTGATCTTGgggccaccaccaccacaatgGGGCCACCACGGTGACTGTGGGGCCACCACCACAATGGGGCCACCACAGTGACCTTGGGGCCACCACAACAACAGGGCCACCACGGTGATCTTGGGGCCACCACCACAATGGGGCCACCACGGTGACCTTGGGGCCCCATAACGGtacaaaaatggggaaaatttgggaaaaattccccaaaaaagcgtgatttggggtttggggtcccacCTCCGGGCAGCTTCTCCTTCTCGCCCGtggacagccccagctgctccttctgcacGGGGCCACCACAACAACAACGGGGCCACCATGATGACCTTGgggccaccaccaccaccagaaTGGGGCCACCACAACAACGGGGCCACCACGGTGATCTTGgggccaccaccaccacaacgGGGCCACCACGGTGACCTTGGGGCCCCATAACGGtacaaaaatggggaaaatttgggaaaaattccccaaaaaagcgggatttggggtttggggtcccacCTCCGGGCAGCTTCTCCTTCTCGCCCGtggacagccccagctgctcgGCCAGCTCCTTCTGCATGGGCCCCAGCGTGTCCTTGTAGGGGCAGCGCGTGGTCCAGTGGTCGCCCTTGCAGATGCGGCAGGACACGATCTTCTGGCCCTTCAGCTTGTTCATGgggtcctcctcctcctggcagTTCAGGTCCTGTGGGACAGGTACACCTGagcgcacctgggcacacctggggacacctaAGGACACAGCTAGGGACACCTAAGGACACCtaggacacagctggggacacagaTGGCGACACACGTGGGTATGGGGCACACCTAGAGATGTTCATGGggttctcctcctcctggcAGTTCAGGTCCTGTGGGACAGGTACAtctgagcacacctggggacacctaaggacacggctggggacagctggggacacctaGGACACAGGTGGCGACACATGTGGGTATGGGGCACATCTAGAGGTGTTCGTGgggttctcctcctcctgcatggGGGACACACCTGAgtacacctggggacacctaaggacagctggggacacctaAGGACACCtaggacacagctggggacaaCTAGGGACACAAGTGGCGACACATGTGGGTATGGGGCACACCTAAAGATGTTCATGgggtcctcctcctcctggcagCTCAGGTCCTGTGGGACAGgtacacctgagcacacctggggacagctaggacacacctgagcacacgtgggacacacctgggacacacctgggcacacctgtcCCTACCTCCTTGCTGGTGATGAAGGTCATGAAGACGTCGTCGCTCACGGTCGTCGTGGCCACGTTGGGCCCGGGGGCGTCAAACtcggaattcccaaatttcttccagttctggggggaaaagagacagaaaatccCGGGAAATTGGGGATTCCAGCACGGGAACACCTCAATCCCAGTCCCCAACCCCAGGTAAAACCCAACCCCAGgtaaatcccaatcccatccccagGTAAATcctattttcccctttccccaggtaaatcccagttttccccttttttccagGTAAACCCCATTTTCCCAggtaaatcccatttttcccattttctccaggtaaatcccatttttcccattttccccaggTAAATCCTATTTCTCCCAATCCTATTTTCCC is part of the Vidua macroura isolate BioBank_ID:100142 chromosome 39, ASM2450914v1, whole genome shotgun sequence genome and encodes:
- the EIF3G gene encoding eukaryotic translation initiation factor 3 subunit G: MPTGDYDSKPSWADQVEEEGGEDDKVITSELLKDLPLPGVLGGPSSAEAELLKGGPLPSPKEVVNGNIKTITEYREEEDGRKVKIIRTFRIETRKASKAVARRKNWKKFGNSEFDAPGPNVATTTVSDDVFMTFITSKEDLNCQEEEDPMNKLKGQKIVSCRICKGDHWTTRCPYKDTLGPMQKELAEQLGLSTGEKEKLPGEPEPVAAQVSKTGKYVPPSLRDGASRRGESMQPNRRADDNATIRVTNLSEDTRETDLQELFRPFGSISRIYLAKDKTTGQSKGFAFISFHRREDAARAIAGVSGFGYDHLILNVEWAKPSTN